From Nitrospinota bacterium:
GTTTGTTGAACTTTTCATCTGCTAAGTTATTAAACTTACCGGCCTGTTCCAATTCAGCTTTGAGGGAAGCAAGGACTTCGTCTGTTGTTGAGTTTTGAGCTTTCAATGCTTTCAGGCTTACCGCCAGCTTGTTCATTTTTTCATCAGCAACGGTCAAGTTTTTGTTCGTGACGTTAATTGCAGTTTTAAGTTCTGCAATCGCAGAATGGCTATCAGCTAGGTTTTGATTGGTCCCCACGAGACTCTCTTTAATTGTCCCCATATCTTCGCTTATCGTATCCAGCAAAGCTTTTGCATCCTGACCTTGCTTCAGGCTTTTCTCAAGGACTCCAATCAACCCCTGGTTCAACTGCTGATTTTTTGTGGAGAAGGCCTCGAGGTTCTTCTGGGTTTCCATACTAGCCTGAGTCAATTGTTTTATCATCAACTGACGGATTTTTTCATTTTCTTCAGCCATAGCAGGGATGACTTCCGTTCGAAATAGTGCAATCGTATCATCAAATCCTTTTTTATTTGTAGCGCTCTGTAATTCAAGTTGTTGGACAACTTGTCTCAAAGTCTGCTCATTGGCCGTTGAAAATTCTTTAAAGTTTGTTTTGCTGCCCTGTTCAAATTTTTCCATATCTTGCGCCAGAGCTTCTTTCAGGTTTTCCTGCTCCATCCGAAATTGTTCGAGAATCTTATTTTGCTGGTGGATTTTATTCAAAACCTGATTTTTAACTTCTGCTTGCAAATCATCCAGTTTGGTATTTGTTTTATTTAGACTGGAAATAGTTTGTGACTTGTTGAGCTCTACGGCTCCCTGTAATTGAGGCAGAATTTGTTTAATCTCCTCAATCTGTAGTAAAAGGTTTTCTTGCTGCCCTTGCAAGCTGGCATCTGTATTCTTTAAATTTTCCAAGTGAAAGTTCAGCTTTTTTAATTCATGCTCTATTTTTCGCAAATCTTCATCATCGGCACCAAAAAGCTGGGCAAAAGAATTCATCGGAGAAAAAATTATAAACAGTAAAAAGAAAGAAATTTTGAAGACCTTCTTTATCATCATGAATTATGCTCTTTCTTAAATAACCAAAGTTTGTTGGTTTCCAATTTATTTCTACCAAAAAAATAGGCCGCGTCAGGGATGAATCCCCAAAGCGGCCATATTATATACGATTCTATCGAGAACCGTTAAAAAGAGAAAAATTATTTTGAAACCATAAAATGTGCCCGGCGATTCTGGTACCAGCAACTTTCACCGCTAGTAAGGCAGAAAGGCTTCTCTTCACCGTAACTTATGACATGAACCTTACCGGAATCCACACCCTGAGACACTAAATATTGCTTGGTAGAATGGGCCCGACGCTCTCCCAGAGCAATATTATAGTTATTTGTCCCTCTCTCGTCACAATGCCCTTGAACTTCTACATGCAGGTTCGGATTGTTTTTTAGAAAAGTAGCATTCTTTTTTAGGGTATCTTTGGCTTCAGCATCCAAGTCATATTTGTCAAATTTGAAATGAATATCTTTCAAGTCATCTGTCGTCTGGAAAGACTGCAATCTAGACTCTTGAATACCTGAGTCCATAGACCCTGTTGAACTTGAATCCGTAGACCCACCATTATCGCCCAAACCAGCTGTACCACCAGAGCCACCAGAGCCACCTGAAAAAGGATTAGCACTGAAAGAACCGGCAGAACCATTACCAATATTTGCCTGACCAGAGGATCCAAAGTTTTCGTTACCAGAACCACCCAATGAGCCTGATTCAGATCCGATACTTGCTAAGTTATCTGACCCGGCAGAACTACTAGAGCTTCCAAACGAAGACCCCGTAGAACCTTTTTCCAGAATTGGCTCCTCACTGAAAAAACCTGCATCTGCGGAACCGTCAGTTCTGCTATTATTTTCTTCTGTTGATCCAGAAGCTGTAAAGTCAGTACCTTCAATTGCATTTGCAGAATTTTCAATCTCCGGAGGCATAAGTTGCTTCGAACATGCCGTCGTTAAAAAAATACAGAATAATGAAGTGATGCCCGCCTTCCAACTCATAGTTTTCATATGTAGTCCTCGCCTAAAATTTTTCCCCGATAATATTAATCAATCAAAATTTATTATACCAAAATAGCTTTACCTGGAAACATAGTGGAACTAAGTTTCAGAATCTATTGCACTTAAATTATTATTGTGTGCTAATATAATCCTATAATTATATTAAAATTACAACAAAAATTATATGGATTCATGTAATTTTTTCGCAGTAACTGATAAACCAAACTAATGATTTTAAATATATAAAACAATAAGTTGTACATTTAAAACAGTAAAGCAAACCCATTTCGGGAGACAACCTTAAATTTTATACCCCAAATGTAAATTAATTTTTCAAATAAGGAGACCACGAAGGGCTATGCCCATTGCCTGAGAAAGTCAATTGTCTGGCTTCGTCACTCCCAACTTTCTGGATAAACAGGTTATATCTATTATTTTCTCTCTTACGATAGATTATAAACCTGCCATCAGGAGACCAACTCGGTTGCTCAAAGCTTCCTGCCCCTGAAGTCAAGATTGAGCCTCTATTTGTATTTAGGTCATATATTTTTATTTGAAATTTTCTCCCCACCCTTGAAGTGTAGGCAATCTGGTCACCATTGGGAGACCACGCAGGGTTATCGTTATAAGATGACCCGAAAGAAATGCGAGTGACCTTCGCCTGGTCACCCTTTGCGGAGTCCATTATATAAATTTGAGGAGCACCGGTTCCTGACCGGTCGGAGGTGAAAACAATTTTTTTTCCATCAGGAGACCATGCAGGCGATGTATCAATATTGAAATGGCGTGTTAAACGTTTCAGTTTACGATCTTTGTTTAAGATATAAACTTCAGAATTTTGATCCCGGCTTAACACCAATGCAATACTCTGCATGTCAGGAGACCATGCCGGTGCGGCATTCAGCCCCGGAAGGCGGTGGAGAGTCTGCCTTTGCTTCCCGGAAGAATCGATCATTATCAAATCTGGGTTACGTGCCGCATACGATGTATAAAGAATCCAGTTCGCATCTGGAGACCATGCCGGACTCAAATTTACAGTATGGTCATTGGTTATCCGCCTGAGGTTATGCCCATCAAAGTCTATTAGATAGATTTCCTTACCTGAATTTTCCTGATTCAGAAAAGCAATCTGAGTTTGGGCAACACCGCGTTTCCCCGTTAACTGCAGAACCACTTCATCCGCAAAACGATGAACGGTTTTTCTTAACAAGTCTCGCGAAGACTTATAACGTTTGCCAAGTAGAAACCTTTTGTTCACCGCATCATAAAGTCTAAAAGTAAGAACCTGTCCCTTGCCGTTCGCCACATCGCTAAATTCAGTTTTGATAAGCCATTGGGCTCCTACCTGCCGCCAGCTTCTATAGTCCACTTTAGAAGTTGAACGCTCCATTTTTTCCAATTCCTCAAACACTGCCTCCTGCAAGGGAGAAAACCATTCGGAAAGCTGCAAATCCCTTTTCAAAATCAGTTTCGCCTCTTTGGCAATTCCCATGACATCCGCACCTTTCACCACGAAGTCCGCAATCGCCAGATCAACTTTTTTCCGGGTCTCAAGCTCAAGATCAATACGGGCTCTTGGTGCCGTAAACCCATTATGCATCGGCACCAACACCAACGAAATTAATACAAGAATGAAACTGAAACAGGATCTAATCGTCTTTGGGAACATATTTGAAGTACATTTCTAGATGAAGGTTTGATGCCTTTAATCCCTTTGGAAACTCAGGGAAAGGCACGGAGTCCAGAATCGCCTTGACAGCAAGGGTGTCCAGGGCCTCCACTCCGGAGCTTTTCTTGATAACGGGTTTATCAGCATTTCCCTTTGGGAAAATATAAAATGAAACCACAGTTTCCTGGTTGTGTTCTTGTGCTAAAGGTTCTCTCCAGTTTTTATAAACTTTCTCCTTGATCATACCTACATACAACGTTTGCACATCAGCGCCCGGCAGACCATCTTTTTTCGCCAACACAAACGAATCTTCTTCCACTGATTCCGTCACAGTTCTTGAGGGCTTAGGCAAGGTACGAAGTTTACTTTTAAAACTGGAAGAGTCCAGCCTTGCGCTGGATACTTCCACTCTAACAGGATCAGACTCAATGGATAAAGAACTTAATTTCTCTGCTATAGAATTAAACGATTCACTACCTTTTTGAGTGCTTATCCTGGGTTCCTGCACGCTGGATTTCACTTCAGAAGCAGGGCTTGAATCCAGCATGGCCAGTTGCTGTAATTCCTTCAGTAAATCATTTTCTGGAGCAATGGTTTTCTTAAGCTTCTCTTTTTCGGGAGCCGGTTTTGATGGGGTCTCTTTTAGAACTTCTTTTGAAGAGGTTTCTACCAGACTTTCTTCCATCTTAAGTTCATCAAAGTTTTTCAATATATCTTCTTGCAGGGGCACAGGAGCAACAGCTTTCACCTCATCAACCTTTTTATTTTTTAAAGACTCCAGTTCACGAAAAGTCTCCTCTGAAACAGACTTAACAGGTTTGGTGACCACACGCTTTTTTTTTGGTTTTTCCAAACGTGCCAACTGGTCAAGCTCTTCAATCATATTTTTGGTTGGTGGTATTACCATCTTTGATTCCAGCTTGCCCAACTCCTCCAGAATTCCCTTGGATCGAGGGGTTTTGATTGCAGGAATTTTAGTAGGTTTGGNNNNNNNNNNNNNNNNNNNNNNNNNNNNNNNNNNNNNNNNNNNNNNNNNNNNNNNNNNNNNNNNNNNNNNNNNNNNNNNNNNNNNNNNNNNNNNNNNNNNAACTGGTCAAGCTCTTCAATCATATTTTTGGTTGGTGGTATTACCATCTTTGATTCCAGCTTGCCCAACTCCTCCAGAATTCCCTTGGATCGAGGGGTTTTGATTGCAGGAATTTTAGTAGGTTTGGAAACGGTATTTTTTTTTGCAACAGGTTCTCTCTTTATAGCCGTTTTTTTCTTTGCCGCTGGTTTTTTACTGGCTGTTGTTTTTGCCTTGGGTTTTCTGGCTTTTACTGGACGCTTAGAAGTTTTAGCCGCGGCTGTTTTAAAGCCTGTCGGTTCGCTGACCAGATTCACCATAAAAGCAGGAACTATCGGTTTATCCTGAATACCGGGTTTGGGAAGAAACAACACAATTGTTAAAAGAAGCAGATGCCCAAAAACAGAAAAAACAAGCATCTGGTTAAAATCAAAAGACTGGAAAAACTGAACTCTCATGATGTCGAAGGTTCTGTCACCATGCCAATATTCTGCACTCCGGCCTGCTTAACGGTGGATAAGACGTGCATGACAAAACCATAGTCCAGTGTTTTATCTGCTCTCAAATAAACCCCGCCGTCTTTATCAGCTTTAATATACTGCTCCACCTTACGGGTTAACCCCATAAGGTTTGTCAACTCTTCCTGCTTCCAGAATATTTTTTTACTGCTCTTTAAAGTAATGGTGGGAATTTCTTTAATGGTCATAGGAGCGATTGATTCCTTAGGAAGCTGGACTTCCATACCGTGTTGCATGAGTGGCGCTGTGATCATAAAAATCACAAGCAAAACCAGCATAACATCCACAAAGGGAGTCACGTTTATCTCTGCCAGAAATGGTCTTCTTTGCTTTAACATAAACTTATTTCAGAAACTGGAACAACCATTCACGAAAGGTCAAAAGAATTTTCTTCAATCGGTTCCCGCACAAAGTTTTTTTCCGCCATATAAACAAAGTCCTGCGAAAAATCATCCATAACGGACGTAAAAAGTACAATTTTGTTATTGAAGTAATTAAAAAAGATAACAGCAGGAATTGCCGCAACCAATCCTGCGGCGGTGGCTATAAGTGCTTCCGCAATTCCAGGGGCCACTCCCCCAATACTGGCTGTTCCCTGTAAACCTATAGATCTGAAAGAATGCATGATTCCCCAAACAGTCCCAAACAAGCC
This genomic window contains:
- the pal gene encoding peptidoglycan-associated lipoprotein Pal is translated as MKTMSWKAGITSLFCIFLTTACSKQLMPPEIENSANAIEGTDFTASGSTEENNSRTDGSADAGFFSEEPILEKGSTGSSFGSSSSSAGSDNLASIGSESGSLGGSGNENFGSSGQANIGNGSAGSFSANPFSGGSGGSGGTAGLGDNGGSTDSSSTGSMDSGIQESRLQSFQTTDDLKDIHFKFDKYDLDAEAKDTLKKNATFLKNNPNLHVEVQGHCDERGTNNYNIALGERRAHSTKQYLVSQGVDSGKVHVISYGEEKPFCLTSGESCWYQNRRAHFMVSK
- the tolB gene encoding Tol-Pal system beta propeller repeat protein TolB, which produces MFPKTIRSCFSFILVLISLVLVPMHNGFTAPRARIDLELETRKKVDLAIADFVVKGADVMGIAKEAKLILKRDLQLSEWFSPLQEAVFEELEKMERSTSKVDYRSWRQVGAQWLIKTEFSDVANGKGQVLTFRLYDAVNKRFLLGKRYKSSRDLLRKTVHRFADEVVLQLTGKRGVAQTQIAFLNQENSGKEIYLIDFDGHNLRRITNDHTVNLSPAWSPDANWILYTSYAARNPDLIMIDSSGKQRQTLHRLPGLNAAPAWSPDMQSIALVLSRDQNSEVYILNKDRKLKRLTRHFNIDTSPAWSPDGKKIVFTSDRSGTGAPQIYIMDSAKGDQAKVTRISFGSSYNDNPAWSPNGDQIAYTSRVGRKFQIKIYDLNTNRGSILTSGAGSFEQPSWSPDGRFIIYRKRENNRYNLFIQKVGSDEARQLTFSGNGHSPSWSPYLKN
- a CDS encoding ExbD/TolR family protein — encoded protein: MLKQRRPFLAEINVTPFVDVMLVLLVIFMITAPLMQHGMEVQLPKESIAPMTIKEIPTITLKSSKKIFWKQEELTNLMGLTRKVEQYIKADKDGGVYLRADKTLDYGFVMHVLSTVKQAGVQNIGMVTEPSTS